The Micrococcales bacterium genomic interval TATCAGCGCCAACCCGCCGCCAACGGAAATGGCGATAATCGCCCAGGGCAGTCCAGACTCCTTGGCCACGGCGCTGATTTGGGTGACTTCACCTAGTTTTATGTCCCAGCTGACCATGTTGCCGTTGGCTTTACCATTGGCGGCTGTGACCGGCCCGGGGAAGGTGAAGGTGACGGAAATAGTGGCTTCTTCGCCTCCAGTGATGTCTTCGCCCGGCAGCGCCTCACCGGCGCCCAGGAAATCTTCGATCGTGGGCAGGTCGACCACGCCCTGAAGTTTGAACTGCTTGTCGGCGTGGGTTATTTGCAGGTCAATGCCACCGGGCCCGCCGGTCAGGTTCTTGATATTGAGGTCCGTCATGGTCAGCTTTGACCCGGTGTACCCTTCGTCCGAAATGGCCTCGGTTAGGGCCTTTGGGTCGAATAGCGCCAACTCGCTGGCGGTTTGCTGCTGAACCTGTTCCTTGATTTGCCCAATCGGCTGGCCGGACTTTTCCGCAATGTAGTCCAAAGCCTGGTCAGAAAAGGCCACTGTGATGGTGGCACTGACTGTGTCGTCTTTGGTGACGGTAAAATCGGCGGTTGCCCTGACGCATCCGCCAAGGGCAAGCAGGGTAACCAGAGCGCTGGCCAGGACCAGGGGTCGAAGAGGTGACCGGGCAAAAAAGGGCATGTCCCAGTCTCCCACAGACGAATCTGCCCAAAAAGGTGCCAAAGGTGCAGCTGGCTCCGGTGTTGAACAGACACTAAAGGCCCGCCAGGGCTGCCCCGTGAGGCACGGCCCTGGCGGGCCCCTAGGTCAAGTCCGCTTTTACTGCCCAGCTGGTGGCCCGGCGGCAGGTGGTGCCGCTGGTGGCGGCGGGAACTGCTGTTGAGTCGGGTCAACTGGTGGCGGCGGGAACTGCTGAGCCGGGTCAACCGGTGGTGCCGCTGGCGGCGGGAACTGCTGAGCCGGGTCAACCGGTGGTGCCGGTGGCGGCGGGAACTGCTGAGCCGGATCGACCGGTGGTGCCACTGGTGGCGGCGGGAACTGCTGAGCCGGATCGACCGGTGGCGCCGCTGGCGGTGGCGGGAACTGCTGGGTCGGGTCAACCGGCGCTGCCGGCGGCGGTGCGAATTGTTGCGTCGGATCGACCGGTGGCGCCGCTGGCGGTGGCGGGAACTGCTGGGTCGGGTCAACCGGCGGCGTGGCTTCCGGCGCTGCCTGCGGCCAACTTGGTGCGGCCGATGGCGCCGGGTACTGCTGGGTCGGGTCGACCTGGCCGTAGGGCGCAGCCGGGGGTGCGCCTGGCACGCTGGGCGGGGCGTAAGCGGCGGGATCGGACTCGGCCTTCTTCTGCTTTTTCTTCAGCAGCATGGCGATCACCAGTGCGATCACAGCCAGCAGGACAATGGCGCCGGCAATGATGCCTATCAGCAGCGGGGTTGATAAACCGGAGTCATCTTTGGCTGCACTGGTTGTTGACTCCTCGGCGCCATCGCGCGCTTCTTTAGTCGGCTCAGGTGCAGCGCCCGGGGCTTCACCGCCGCCCCCGCCAGTGGCTTGGGCTTCTGCGGCGAAGTCAATAACATCGCCCATTCCGCCTTGGAAGGTCACAGAGTTGCCGTTGATCTGGCCATTGGAGGAGATCACCGGCCCGGGGAAGGTGAATGTCAGGGTGAAGGAAATGTCTTCGAACGAAGCTGCCAATTCCGGCGATTGGGCTCGCAGTTGGTCCATCGTCGAGGAGAAGTCAGAATCAGACATGTCGAGCTTGCCAGACATAACAAACTTGTCGCCCTGGCGCACAATCGACAACGAATCTGGGTCGCCACCGTCATTCATTTCATCCAGGGATTGGCCCTTCATGGTGATTTTTGA includes:
- a CDS encoding transmembrane domain-containing protein; this encodes MPFFARSPLRPLVLASALVTLLALGGCVRATADFTVTKDDTVSATITVAFSDQALDYIAEKSGQPIGQIKEQVQQQTASELALFDPKALTEAISDEGYTGSKLTMTDLNIKNLTGGPGGIDLQITHADKQFKLQGVVDLPTIEDFLGAGEALPGEDITGGEEATISVTFTFPGPVTAANGKANGNMVSWDIKLGEVTQISAVAKESGLPWAIIAISVGGGLALIVAVAFVLLLLRRRGQKKRAAKAAASDAIPVPSPPPPLADTPLPQDGPPPAGSDRFAPPSDKPPVEPPAALQQLIPDPKPPDPPPPDPKAAGSPAASADRFAPPPGKPAEPPPQP